From one Nymphalis io chromosome 19, ilAglIoxx1.1, whole genome shotgun sequence genomic stretch:
- the LOC126776173 gene encoding uncharacterized protein LOC126776173, with the protein MISRSTSVPQTVSQCAKTAEKRQESFLVKKCLAIPKAVTPIPDRVVDQPLFSCSQVGRQESLLTVDAPVMSRLAARTRSVTSGRLDSLLTEDDQPAAPVERGLMCRTRSTTTDRQESLPIKGGQPAAPVMSRLAARTRSITSSRLDSLLTEDEPAAPVERGLMCRTRSTTTDRQESLPTEGGQPAAPVERGLMFRTRSTTTDRQENLMTEGVQPALPMVSRLAARTQSITSGRLKGLLTVDCVHSSNGAQTGTLNTMHHDYYYYNGRSVAPVERRTFIRTGTTSGRLERLLAGDGRLLAGDGRLLAAKGLASSTSGAQADVSHPKHHD; encoded by the exons ATGATCAGCCGCAGCACCAGTGTTCCGCAGACTGTCAGCCAGTGCGCGAAAACCGCGGAAAAAAGGCAGGAAAGTTTTCTGGTGAAAAAATGCTTAGCCATACCGAAAGCTGTCACACCTATTCCCGACCGAGTAGTCGATCAGCCATTATTCAGTTGTTCGCAGGTGGGCAGGCAAGAAAGTCTGCTGACCGTAGATG CACCAGTGATGAGCAGACTGGCAGCCAGAACCCGAAGCGTCACGTCCGGCAGGCTGGACAGCCTGCTGACCGAAGATGATCAGCCCGCAGCACCAGTGGAGCGCGGGCTCATGTGTCGCACTCGAAGCACCACGACTGACAGGCAAGAAAGCCTGCCGATCAAAGGTGGTCAGCCCGCAGCACCAGTGATGAGCAGACTGGCAGCCAGAACCAGAAGCATCACGTCCAGCAGGCTGGACAGCCTGCTGACCGAAGATGAGCCCGCAGCACCAGTGGAGCGCGGGCTCATGTGTCGCACCCGAAGCACCACGACTGACAGGCAAGAAAGCCTGCCGACCGAAG GTGGTCAGCCCGCAGCACCAGTGGAGCGCGGGCTGATGTTTCGCACTCGAAGCACCACGACTGACAGGCAAGAAAACCTGATGACCGAAGGTGTCCAGCCCGCTTTACCAATGGTGAGTAGACTGGCGGCCAGAACCCAAAGCATCACGTCCGGCAGGCTGAAGGGCCTGCTGACTGTAGATTGTGTCCACAGCTCCAATGGTGCGCAGACTGGCACTCTGAACACTATGCACCACGACTATTACTACTACAATGGTAGGTCCGTGGCACCAGTCGAGCGCAGAACGTTCATTCGCACAGGCACCACGTCGGGCAGGCTGGAGAGACTGTTGGCCGGGGATGGGAGACTGTTGGCCGGGGATGGGAGACTGCTGGCAGCGAAGGGGTTAGCCAGCAGTACCAGTGGTGCGCAGGCTGATGTATCGCACCCGAAGCACCACGACTGA